TGGGGGTGCGCAGCTGCAGCAGCGCGGTGATGAGCGCGTCGTAGCGGGCCTGGTCCAGACGGGGGTAGAGCAGCCCGCGGACCGCTGAGCGGTACTCCTTCGGCCCCGGGTGGACGGTGCCCAGCCCGGTGCCCTCCAGCGCCTCCTTGAGCTGCTTGACCGTCAGCGGCTGCTTCTCGGGGGTGAGCAGGGACAACCCCTCACCCACCCGGGCCGAGGAGGTGAAGTAGGTGGGCGTGACCGAGGAGACGTCACGGGTGGCCTGGAGCCGGGCGCCCAGGGTCAGGTGCTCGGTACCCTCGGCCGTGGGCCGCTCGAACTCCAACCACACGTACCCCACCCGGGTCGCCCCCGGGTAGCCGTGCCCGATCATGTTCCAGTGCATGGCCCGCTCGTTGCCGCCGAAGGTCGACAGCCGGTTCGGGCGCAGGCTCGCGTCCAGCAGGAACGGCAGCAGCAGCTCCAGGGCCTTGGACTTGCCGGTGCCGTTGCGGCCGCGCAGCAACAGCCTCCCCCTGTGGAAGGTGAAGACCTCCTGGTAGTAGCGCCAGACATTGAGGATGCCCGCCCGCGCCGGGCGCCACCGGTCGGGGGTCCGCTCCACCGGGACCTGGGTCATGCCTGACCGCCTTCCTGACTCTGTTCCTTCTGCCCGGATCCCGTTTCCCCGGATCCCGCCTGCCCGAAGTCCGCGCGGTCCACGGCGTAGCGGTGGGCCGCGGGCAACGCCCGGTAGCGCGGTCCGTCCGCCGGGCCCCGTTCCCGTTCCGGGCCCTGTTCCTGCCTGGCCAGACCGTGCCCGACCAGAACCCCGAGCGCGGCCGCGGTCAGCTGCGACGCCCCGCCTTCCCCGCGATAGCTCCGCGCCCAGGACGGTTTGCGTTCCAACAGCCCCTCCACCTCACCGGTCAGCGAGGTGAGGGACAGCGGTTCGGCCGCCGCCAACAGCACGTCGAGCAGGAGCAGCGCGGTCTGCTTCACATTGCCCTCACCGGGGAACACGTCGTCGGTGGTGCGCCCCCGGACGTCCACCAGCAGGTAGCCCTCGGCCCTCTCCTCCAGCCGAAACCCCGCCTCCCGGGCGGCCCGCCGCAGCAGGCCCCGACCGGTCAGGGTGTTCGCGTACTCCGCCTCACCCGCACTCAGGTCAGCCGTGTACACGACCGGGTCGTCCAACAGCCTCCGCATCAGGGAGTGCCGCGCGAGCAACAGCCGCTGATTGCGCGTGGGCCCGCTGCCCGAGTCGCGACCCTCGCCCGGATCCTGGCCGCCGCCCGGGCCGCCCGCCGTGTTCGGGCCGCCGCCCGGCTCCGGACCGTCCGTACCGGCACCGTCCACCCGCGGTCCGTAACGCTCCTCAGCCAACAGCTCGGACAGGTCGGGGTGGGCCCCGCCCAACCGGGAGGGCGGTACCGGTGCGTTGAGCAACCGGGCCAGCCGCGCGGGATCGGCCTTGTAGAGCACCATCGCGTCCGCCCCCGCGATATAGGACTCGGTGCTGCCGTCCACGCTGGTCAGCGCCCCGTAGTCCTCCAACAACAGCAGCGCGTCCACCAGGGCGGCCCGCTCCGCCCGCACCGAGGAGTCGAACTCGGGGACGCCCTCCTCCACCGCGCACGTGTGCGCCACCCGCTGGGCCAGCAGCCCCACCGTGGTGCGGCTCAACACGGTCAGCTCCGCCGCGACCAGGAAGAACAGCGTGTACCGGCGACGGTCGAACGGGGCTCCCGACCCGCGTACCCGCAGCGCGGGGCGCGGCACCGCCACATGGGAGTCGGCGGCGCGGACCTTGGCCAGGCGCGCGTACCCCTGCCGGGGCTCCACCGTGAGCGTCCAGCCGCAGAAGTAGTCGAACCAGGCGGTCAGCTCGGTGCGCCTGCGCCGCACCGCGGTGAAGGCGGCCTCGTCCCGCTCCCGGACCAGCAGGGGAGAGGCCAGCATCGCCTGGATGCCCAGCGCCATCTCGTCCCGGGCCTGGCTCACCCCGCGGTTGGCGTTGCGCACCGGCACATGACCACTCATCCGAGCCCCCCGCTTCATTCCAGCCCCCGCTCCGGCCTCGGACCCGCGCCGCCGGGAACACTGATCGACACGACGTAGTCCGGTCCGCTGAACACCCCGCGCGGTGTGCGCAGCGTCGCCTCACCCCGGTCCGGCGGTGGGACGAGTACGATCTCCATCCTCCCGTCCGAGGTCAGCGCCCGACGGGTACCGTCATCTCGGACCGACTCCGACAGCGCCTGACCGAGCAGCGCCAGCAGGTGCTCGAACAGGTCGTGCTCCATATCCCCGAACGCGGACAGCCGTACCGGACCGTCGGTGGCCAACCGGCCCAGGGCCCGCTCCACCTCCGCGCGCTGCGCCCGCGCCCGCTCCCTGCGCAACCTGGCCGTCTCCCCGACGTCGCGCACCCGCGCGGTCCGGGCCACCCGGCCCGATCGGCCCGAGGAACGCAGGTTGGCCGAGACCGGAACCGGGTCGGCCGCCGCCCACGCCGTCCCCGGCGCGATCAGTTCGTCGTCGGTGTGCCCGAGCACCGCGTGCCGGGCGGGGGAGAGCCCGGTCAGCGCCTGCCACAGCCGGTGCGCGTTCTCGGTCGTCTCCGCGCCCGCGCACCAACGGGCCGCCGCGCGCAGGTCCTCGGCGGTACTGGAGGCTCTGCGCCGCGACTCGGTGATCCGCTCCAGCGCCTCCAGCAGGGACCCGATGGCTCTTCGGGCCACCTCGTGCAGCCGGCGCACCCCCTCCTGGCCGTCCTCCGTCGGCGCGAACCACAAACGCAGCCCCGACCACTTGGTGCGCCGGGCCGCCAGCCAGTCCTCCCGCACCCGGTCGGTGGCGCTCGGCGGTAGGTTGGCCCCGGCCAGCGCCCGCTCCAGCATCCCTTCCACACCGCGCCCCTCAGCACCGTGCCCCTCAACCCTGGCCAAGGCGTCGGCGATGCCGCGGGCCCGCTCCTCCAGGTTGTCCACGAACGCGTCCAGGTAACCCACCGTCGCCCGCTTGACCTCATGGAAGGTGTCCAGGTCGGCGCCGCCCGAACGCAGCAGCCGCTGGAGTTCGTTGTTGAACCGCTTGGTGTTGTCCCGCAGCGAGTCCAGGTGCCCCTCCAGCTCCTGGAGGGTGGTGAAGACCCGGCTGTCCTGGGCGGGGTCGTCCGCGCCCATCAGCGCGTGCAGCCCGTCCAACCGATCGGCGACGGCGTCCAGCACGGCGGTCTGCAGCGCGCCGCGCTCCTTCAACCGCTCCAGCACCAGCCGGACCCCGGCGAACTCGGCCTCGCCCCGTGCCGTCAGCGTGTACTGGACGTTCTTGCGCTCGAACTCGGCGGCGGTGGCGTAGGCAGCGGTGTAGCTCTGGGCGGACTCCAGCAGCCCGATCGACTCCAGGTGGCGCAGGGCCGCCTCCACCTCCGGTTCCTCCGCGGGCTCGGTGAACCCCGTCCCCGGCAGCCGATCGTGGACCTGCTCCAACAGCAGCGCCGTCTCCAACCGCTCGTTGGCGTCGTTGAACACGTGCAGGATCGCGAAGTACAGGTCGCGCCGGCTACCGGAGGTGAAGTCGAAGACCCGCGCCGGAAGCCGCTCGAACCCCTGCACCCCAGCGCCTCCCGTCAACGATGAACCCTCCGCATCAAGCTACCGGGATCCCAGGAGAACCCGGCCGCCGAATCGGCTGAAAGCGTCACCCTGGTCGCGCCGAACCCAGACAATGGAGTGTGTGCGTGTCATAGAAGCTTTCTGGGAATCGGACCGGCTCCGAGTCTGGGCGGTCGATTCCGACCTGCCCGCCGCCACCCCTTCTCGGAAGCGGATCCGCCCCCACCCCTACGCGCTGGGCACGGAGACGCTGGCTGAGGTGCTGGCCGACCTCGGCGCGTGCTCCGGGATCCCGGACCACGAAGTCCTGAACCTTCCCGGTGTGCCCCGCCACCCGGTCCCGCCGCCGTGCTTCCCCGCCATGGCCGACGCACCGCGGTACTCGCCCGGTCAGGTGACCGTCCGCCCCTGGCTGGTGCCCACACTCGACCTGGCCGGGCCGGACGCGTCGGCCCTGCTCCGCCGCGCCCGACGCGATCCGGCCACCGCCGACCTCACAGCCGACCCCATTGCAGGCCCCACCGGCACCCGCTTCGGTGCCTCCCTCACCGGCCTGGCCCTCCTCCTGGACGCGGCCACATCCCTGGCCGACACCGGCCGCCTCATTCCACGCCTGCTGGAAACCCCGGTCGACGGACCACGGGCCGGCGCCCCCGCGCCACAGGCCCGGTGGCGCCCCCTCCTGGACCCCGCCACCCTCGCCTGGCTGCGCGACCACGTCCGCGCCCTCCCGCCGGTGGCCCGCGCCGCGCACACCCCCGACCTCGCCCCCGAGGAAGCGGGCGCCGACGCCATGGCCGACGCCCTGGGCGCCCTGTGTTCGTTCACCGACCTCGTGGCCAGGGAACGGCTGGCCCACCACCGCGCCGAGGTACCCGAACGCCCCCGCGTCCAGCACCAGTGGTTGGCGGCCCTCACCGCCGCCAACGGCGACCTGCCCCGCAGGGTTCGAAACCAGCTGTCCGAAAGCAGCCAGCTCATACACGAGATCCAGGACTGGTTCACCGCCACCCACCAGTACGCGGGCGCGATCCGTCTGGTCTTCCGGCTGGTCGAGCCCGCCCCTGACCCGGCCACCGCGCAGGAACCGGCCGGGGAGGAGACGGTAGAGGAGTGGCCGACCGGATCCAGCGAAGCCGATCCCGAAGCCCTCGGAACAGAACCCCAGGACGGGCTGCACATCCCCGCGGGCCTGCCCTGGCGGTTGCAGATCTGGGTCCAGTCCGTCGAGGAGCCCTCCCTCATGGTGCCCCTGGACGACCTGCGTGAGGGCGAGGGCGCGGACTGGCTGCCCCGGGACCCCGCCGAACCCATCGACCGCGCGCTCACCCAGGCCGCCCGCGCCTGCCCGGTACTGGTCCGCGGCCTGGCCCCCGAGGCCCCCGGCTGCCTGGAACTGACCCCGGAGGAGGCCTTCGACGTCCTGTCCCGGCACGCCGAGGCGCTCCGAGAGGCCGGATTCGGAGTGCTCCTGCCGCCCTGGCTCGGTGAGATCGGGGTGGGCACCAGGCTCACACTCTCCGCCCACACCGGCCCCGGACCGCACCAGGCCGAAGGCGGGACCGGGATCGGCCGCACCTTGGTCGACTTCGACTACCGGGCCGCCGTCGGCGACCTCGACCTGGGGCCCGAGGAGATCGCCGAACTGGCCCGCCTGAAGCGCCCCCTCGTCCGGTTGCGCGGAGAGTGGGCCCGGCTTGACCCCGAACAGCTCCGCCGGGTCGCCGCCTACCTGGCCGACGGTGCCAGCGGAACCGTCCAGGTGGGGGAGGCGGTGCGGATGGCACTGCTCCCCGACCCCGCGGGCCCCGAACTGGAGGGGGTCGACGCCGACGGGGAACTGGGGGCGCTGCTGGCGGGACAGGCCGAGCACGCCTTCACCCCCATGACCGAACCCGAAGGGCTGGACGCCGAACTGCGCCCCTACCAGCGGCGCGGCGCGGGATGGCTGCGCTACCTGGACCGGCTCGGCCTGGGCGCGGTCCTCGCCGACGACATGGGTCTGGGCAAGACCGTGCAGCTGCTCGCCCTGCTGGCCGACGAACGCACCGGCTCCCGTGCGGCCCAGCGGCGGCCGGCGCCCACGCTCCTGGTGTGCCCGACTTCGGTCCTGGGCAACTGGTGCCGGGAAGCGGAACGGTTCACGCCGAAACTGCGCGTCCTCCTCCACCACGGCCCCGCCCGGCCCCGGGGTGAGGACCTGGACCGTCAGGTGCCGGAGTCGGACCTGGTCCTGACCAGCTACGGGGTGATGGCCCGCGACGCCGAAGCGCTCGCCGGACTGCCCTGGGCCCGGGTGGTCTGCGACGAGGCCCAGAACATCAAGAACTCCCGGACCAAACAGGCCGGGGCGGTGCGCACCATCCCGGCCGCCTCCCGGGTCGCCCTGACCGGTACCCCCGTGGAGAACCACCTGGGTGAGCTCTGGTCGATCCTGGACTTCGCCAACCCCGGCCTGCTGGGCTCACGCGAGACCTTCGAGAAGGGGGTGGCCGCGCGCGTCCACCGCGACCTCGGCAAGGACTCCGGTCAGAACTCCGGCCAGTCCGCGGCGGCGCTGCGCCGCGTCACCGCGCCCTTCATCCTGCGCCGCCTCAAGACCGACACCTCGATCATCACCGACCTGCCCGCCAAGAACGAGATGCGGACCTGGTGCACCCTCACCAAGGAACAGGCCTCCCTGTACCGGGCCACCGTCGACGAAATGACAGCCCGGATCGACGAGGCCACCGGGATGCGGCGCAAGAGCCTGGTGCTGGCGACCATGACCAAGCTCAAACAGGTCTGCAACCACCCGGCCCACCTGCTCGGCGACGGCTCCCGCCTGAACGGGCGCTCGGGCAAACTGGCCCGGCTCGAAGAACTGCTCGCCGAGATGGCCGCCGAGGGCGACAAGGCGCTCTGCTTCACCCAGTACACCGAGTTCGGCCACCGGCTCGCCCCCTACCTCGAAGGCAAACTGGACATGCCGGTGCTGTGGCTGCACGGCGGGACCTCCCGTAAGAAGCGCGAGGAGCTGGTCGACCGGTTCCAGAACAGCGACCAGCCCGCACTGTTCCTGCTCTCCCTCAAGGCGGCGGGCACCGGACTCAACCTCACCGCCGCCAACCAGGTCGTCCACTTCGACCGCTGGTGGAACCCGGCCGTGGAGGACCAGGCCACCGACCGGGCCTTCCGCATCGGCCAGAAACGCAACGTGCAGGTACGCAAGATGGTGTGCGTGGGCACCCTGGAGGAACGCGTGGACGAGATGATCGAACGCAAGAAGAGCCTGGCCGAGGCCGTGGTCGGCCAGGGAGAGAACGCCCTGACCGACCTCAGCGTCGACGAACTGCGCGAGGTTGTTCGCCTGGCCCCAGAAGCGGTGGCCTGATGCCCGCCGCGCACGGCCCCGTCTGTGAGAGCTGGTGGTCGGCCCGCCTCCTGCAGGGCATCGCTGACGGCGACCACGGCCGACTGTCCCGAGGCCGCACCTACTACCGCCAGGGAGCGGTGCGGGAGATCACCGTGGATGCCGACCACATCCAGGTCACCGCCTTCGTCCAGGGCTCACGCGGCCGGCCCTACCGCGTGTCCGTCGCCTACCTGGCCATCGACGACACACGGTGGTCACACATTCTGGACGACCTCGCCCAGGACCCCGACGCAGCCGACGACCTGCTCGCCGGAGAACTGCCCGAAGTCACCGAAGAGGTGTTCGCCCGCCACGGGCTGGCGCTCTTCCCCGACTCCGCTGACGACATCGACATCCACTGCACCTGTCCGGACCGCGGCGGCTACCCCTGCAAACACGGCGCGGCCGTCATGTTCGCCTGGGCAGCCCTGCTCGACGAGAACCCCCTCCTGCTGTTCGCCTGGCTGGGCCGGACCGAGGAGGAGGTCCTCGACGCACTGGAATCGACGGCGCCCGGTGGCCCCGCGGGCGAACTGGCCGTCGAGGTCACACCGCTCGCCGAGAGCTCCGCTGACTTCTGGACGGGCGGCGACCTCACACCGCTCGCCCGGCCCCGCCCCTTCGACCCGCTCTCCCACTGGGAGGGCTCCACCCTGGGGGTGGCCTCCGGCCTGGCCCCGATGTACGCACGGCTCAGGCGCGGACCCGGCGGCACGGAGGGCGCCTGACCCCCGGGGCGGGGCACCAACCCTCTGAACCCCGTCATCAACCCTGGCTGCGGGCCTTGCGCGCCGCACGCCGGGCCGCCTTCGCCGCCGTCTTGTCGGGGTGCAGCCGGCCCAGCGCCTCCAACACCTCGGCGGTCGCCGGATGGTCGACCTTCCACAGCTGCTCGCCCCGCTCGAACAGCAACTGTTCGATGGGCCCCGACCCCTCCCCGGTGTCCAGCCCGAGCAGGGCGACGAAGTTCTCCTCACCCAGCTCCAGTGGTCCCGACATCCGGTCGATCGCCAGCCAGAGTCCGTACTCCTCGTTCAGCGCCTCGGCCTCCTCCTGCGGGCGCTCCGGGCGCGAAAGCAGCGCACCGGCGGCCAGCGCGGTCACCGTGCGCCGGTCCGAACCGAGCAGGGAACGCAGCTCCGGTACGACCTCCTCCCCGGCCGATCCCAGAACACCGGAAGCGAGGGCGCGGCGCAGGGCCCCGAGCCCCGTGAGGTCCGCGGCGGCCTCGGCGATCTCCCGCACCGCCTCCTGCGGTGTGCGCGCGGCCAGCCAGGGGGCGGTCACGGTCGGGTGCAGCTCCGGAGGGGTCGTGCTCAGCATGTCGAGGAGGCCGGCGGCGTCTGCGTCGGCCACCTCCTCGGTGAGCGGGGCCGGGATACCAGTGCCGAGCAGGTACTGGCGCACCCCGTAGCGGCCCAGCGGGGTGAGCACGGCCAAGCAGTCGATGGCCGAACTCGGCGGGGCGCTCAGTCCGAACGGGTTCTGCTCCAGCACCGCCTCGCGAACCTCGGCGGAGGTGGCGTCGACCAGCCGCACAGCGCCGACCTCCGCGACCTCGTGCATCATCAGGTACAGCGGCTCAAGGACGGATTCGCTCAGGAAGCCGTCGTGTCCGGCAGCGTGCTTCGACGCGGCTCCGGTGTCCCCGAACTCCTCTGCGGGGGTGGGGTCCGCGGCCAGGTCGAGCTCCTCGAAGTCCTCTTCGGCGCCCGCCGCCATCGTGCGTACCAGTTCGGCCAGGTCGGCCTCGAACTCGTCGGGGGCCTCGTAGAGCATACGCAGGGCCAGGTAGAACAGCTCGACTTCACCGAAGAGGGGGTCGGCCCCGACCGAACCCGTTCCGTCGCCCCCGAAGGACCCTTCGATGGTGGACCCGAACAGCTCCGTCCACCACTCCAGAACCCTGCCCGGGGTCGGCCCCGACACCAGGAGCTCGGCGCAGGTGTGTGCCCTCGCCGAACTGACCTCGATCAGCCCCAGGGCCACGGCGGTGTCCCACAGGTCCAGGAACTCCGGTAGACCCCTGGCGGAACGCAACTTCCGCACCCGCTCGGCACGCTCCTCGGCCTCCGCCTCACAGGCGTGCGGCCACAGGTCGAGCGCACCGACCGCCGCACGGATGTCCGCGGGCCGGGGCACCCCCGTCCCCGTCAGTTTGATGCCGTACGAGACCCACCGGGCCAGCGCCAGCAGTTCGCGCAGGGGAGAGGTCTGCAGGGCCGCGGCGGCCAGCTCCTCCTCCGGCGGCAGGGTCACCGGCCGGGCCGGTGACGGCTCCTCGCCCCCTCCGCCCAGGGCCGCTCCTTCGAACAGCTCCCACAGGTCGTCCTGGATCAGCTCCAGGTCCAGCTCGTCGGGTTCGAGC
This DNA window, taken from Nocardiopsis exhalans, encodes the following:
- a CDS encoding TIGR02677 family protein, coding for MTGGAGVQGFERLPARVFDFTSGSRRDLYFAILHVFNDANERLETALLLEQVHDRLPGTGFTEPAEEPEVEAALRHLESIGLLESAQSYTAAYATAAEFERKNVQYTLTARGEAEFAGVRLVLERLKERGALQTAVLDAVADRLDGLHALMGADDPAQDSRVFTTLQELEGHLDSLRDNTKRFNNELQRLLRSGGADLDTFHEVKRATVGYLDAFVDNLEERARGIADALARVEGHGAEGRGVEGMLERALAGANLPPSATDRVREDWLAARRTKWSGLRLWFAPTEDGQEGVRRLHEVARRAIGSLLEALERITESRRRASSTAEDLRAAARWCAGAETTENAHRLWQALTGLSPARHAVLGHTDDELIAPGTAWAAADPVPVSANLRSSGRSGRVARTARVRDVGETARLRRERARAQRAEVERALGRLATDGPVRLSAFGDMEHDLFEHLLALLGQALSESVRDDGTRRALTSDGRMEIVLVPPPDRGEATLRTPRGVFSGPDYVVSISVPGGAGPRPERGLE
- a CDS encoding DEAD/DEAH box helicase, which encodes MECVRVIEAFWESDRLRVWAVDSDLPAATPSRKRIRPHPYALGTETLAEVLADLGACSGIPDHEVLNLPGVPRHPVPPPCFPAMADAPRYSPGQVTVRPWLVPTLDLAGPDASALLRRARRDPATADLTADPIAGPTGTRFGASLTGLALLLDAATSLADTGRLIPRLLETPVDGPRAGAPAPQARWRPLLDPATLAWLRDHVRALPPVARAAHTPDLAPEEAGADAMADALGALCSFTDLVARERLAHHRAEVPERPRVQHQWLAALTAANGDLPRRVRNQLSESSQLIHEIQDWFTATHQYAGAIRLVFRLVEPAPDPATAQEPAGEETVEEWPTGSSEADPEALGTEPQDGLHIPAGLPWRLQIWVQSVEEPSLMVPLDDLREGEGADWLPRDPAEPIDRALTQAARACPVLVRGLAPEAPGCLELTPEEAFDVLSRHAEALREAGFGVLLPPWLGEIGVGTRLTLSAHTGPGPHQAEGGTGIGRTLVDFDYRAAVGDLDLGPEEIAELARLKRPLVRLRGEWARLDPEQLRRVAAYLADGASGTVQVGEAVRMALLPDPAGPELEGVDADGELGALLAGQAEHAFTPMTEPEGLDAELRPYQRRGAGWLRYLDRLGLGAVLADDMGLGKTVQLLALLADERTGSRAAQRRPAPTLLVCPTSVLGNWCREAERFTPKLRVLLHHGPARPRGEDLDRQVPESDLVLTSYGVMARDAEALAGLPWARVVCDEAQNIKNSRTKQAGAVRTIPAASRVALTGTPVENHLGELWSILDFANPGLLGSRETFEKGVAARVHRDLGKDSGQNSGQSAAALRRVTAPFILRRLKTDTSIITDLPAKNEMRTWCTLTKEQASLYRATVDEMTARIDEATGMRRKSLVLATMTKLKQVCNHPAHLLGDGSRLNGRSGKLARLEELLAEMAAEGDKALCFTQYTEFGHRLAPYLEGKLDMPVLWLHGGTSRKKREELVDRFQNSDQPALFLLSLKAAGTGLNLTAANQVVHFDRWWNPAVEDQATDRAFRIGQKRNVQVRKMVCVGTLEERVDEMIERKKSLAEAVVGQGENALTDLSVDELREVVRLAPEAVA
- a CDS encoding SWIM zinc finger family protein — protein: MPAAHGPVCESWWSARLLQGIADGDHGRLSRGRTYYRQGAVREITVDADHIQVTAFVQGSRGRPYRVSVAYLAIDDTRWSHILDDLAQDPDAADDLLAGELPEVTEEVFARHGLALFPDSADDIDIHCTCPDRGGYPCKHGAAVMFAWAALLDENPLLLFAWLGRTEEEVLDALESTAPGGPAGELAVEVTPLAESSADFWTGGDLTPLARPRPFDPLSHWEGSTLGVASGLAPMYARLRRGPGGTEGA
- a CDS encoding TIGR02678 family protein, with product MSGHVPVRNANRGVSQARDEMALGIQAMLASPLLVRERDEAAFTAVRRRRTELTAWFDYFCGWTLTVEPRQGYARLAKVRAADSHVAVPRPALRVRGSGAPFDRRRYTLFFLVAAELTVLSRTTVGLLAQRVAHTCAVEEGVPEFDSSVRAERAALVDALLLLEDYGALTSVDGSTESYIAGADAMVLYKADPARLARLLNAPVPPSRLGGAHPDLSELLAEERYGPRVDGAGTDGPEPGGGPNTAGGPGGGQDPGEGRDSGSGPTRNQRLLLARHSLMRRLLDDPVVYTADLSAGEAEYANTLTGRGLLRRAAREAGFRLEERAEGYLLVDVRGRTTDDVFPGEGNVKQTALLLLDVLLAAAEPLSLTSLTGEVEGLLERKPSWARSYRGEGGASQLTAAALGVLVGHGLARQEQGPERERGPADGPRYRALPAAHRYAVDRADFGQAGSGETGSGQKEQSQEGGQA
- a CDS encoding plasmid pRiA4b ORF-3 family protein, producing MSQKSPENRVYRLKIVLEGTEPPVWRLVEVPAGLRLSHLHVVIQTVMGWEHAHPHAFEFGKRHYSEGGGGFGGDLDEFEARVGEVLSRKGSKGVYTYDFGDDWRHLIVVEATGEAAPDTFYPRVLDGHGGGPPEDCGGVDAFERLRRLREHPEERGRDDHSVTGEQLMWVESLEPDELDLELIQDDLWELFEGAALGGGGEEPSPARPVTLPPEEELAAAALQTSPLRELLALARWVSYGIKLTGTGVPRPADIRAAVGALDLWPHACEAEAEERAERVRKLRSARGLPEFLDLWDTAVALGLIEVSSARAHTCAELLVSGPTPGRVLEWWTELFGSTIEGSFGGDGTGSVGADPLFGEVELFYLALRMLYEAPDEFEADLAELVRTMAAGAEEDFEELDLAADPTPAEEFGDTGAASKHAAGHDGFLSESVLEPLYLMMHEVAEVGAVRLVDATSAEVREAVLEQNPFGLSAPPSSAIDCLAVLTPLGRYGVRQYLLGTGIPAPLTEEVADADAAGLLDMLSTTPPELHPTVTAPWLAARTPQEAVREIAEAAADLTGLGALRRALASGVLGSAGEEVVPELRSLLGSDRRTVTALAAGALLSRPERPQEEAEALNEEYGLWLAIDRMSGPLELGEENFVALLGLDTGEGSGPIEQLLFERGEQLWKVDHPATAEVLEALGRLHPDKTAAKAARRAARKARSQG